A region from the Chrysoperla carnea chromosome 4, inChrCarn1.1, whole genome shotgun sequence genome encodes:
- the LOC123297505 gene encoding phosphoribosylformylglycinamidine synthase yields MTLKNGSYIERFYRVPGLAPQKTKDLLELLSEIEVLTKFSSTITKIETELCYYVEINGEKLSIADEKKLQWILGIPHNPKALQKVPHLKSNAGESILIEIGPRFNFSTPNSSNSVSICKSLQLHQITRIEVSRRYLISYAGKIKGKNIECLEKEIIKLVHDRMTECQYTDENIPKNSFNEKLVKKDDLKDVDIMRYGRKALEQINNEMGLAFDDADLDYYTRLFKDTLKRNPTSVECFDLAQSNSEHSRHWFFKGKMVVDGVEQKDTLIDMIIKTQDNSNQNNVIKFSDNSSAIVGYDHNVLKPKVPGKPCELTLESAKSHLIFTAETHNFPTGVAPFSGATTGTGGRIRDVQAVGRGGHCIAGTAGYSTGNLRIPDYEQPWEDDVEYPDNFASPLEILVEASNGASDYGNKFGEPLICGFTRTFGLVDNAGDRKEYIKPIMFSGGIGFMDAEMIDKDKPEEGMQIVKIGGPVYRIGVGGGAASSVQVQGDNKTELDFNAVQRGDAEMEQKLNRVVRACIELKSENPIVSIHDQGAGGNGNVLKELVEPVGGVIYADRFELGDPTINALELWGAEYQENNALLCRKEQKELLKNICQRERCPVNFVGEVENTGKVVLALDESRTKTPFNLELSHVLGKMPQKVFNLQRQKSVSKFLTLNPNLTVDAALNKVLRLPSVCSKRFLTNKVDRCVTGLIAQQQCVGPLHTPLADVAVTAVSFSGFEGIASAIGEQPIKGLLNNGAGARMTVAESLTNLVFAAITDIKDVKCSGNWMWAAKLPGEGAALYDTCSAMCEVMGKLGIAIDGGKDSLSMAARVGNKTIKAPGTLVVSTYAPCPDIRKVVTPDLKAPARNEKGALLYIDLSGGKTRLGGSALAQCHKQLGHEVPDLEQPELLVNAFNATQYLIKNDKILSGHDISDGGLITCLLEMGFAGLSGLDIKIDHKVGSPIEILFNEEVGFILEVLNADLEDCLQTFKKHNVPCYNIGNSNNYGIKSPVKVFVNGKLVLSNDLLTLFKQWEETSYQLELRQAAHESARAEFKSLETRTGPKYKLTFNPDAPVSSPIGNSPIRVAILREEGTNGDREMAYIFLKVGFEVWDVTMQDIIAGDIKLDQFKGVVFPGGFSYADVLGSAKGWAASILFNDKVNAEFKKFLNREDTFSLGVCNGCQLMSLIGWVGELDNNLIPDITLDHNTSGRFECRWSTVKIEKSKAIMLQDMQDSIYGVWAVHGEGRFTFRNTDILDNLEKSNCVALRYVDDTGNPTEMYPMNQNGSPKGLAGICSENGRHLAMMPHPERCALKFQCPYIPYEFQKYEKSPWEKMFQNAYDWCTKH; encoded by the exons ATGACTTTAAAAAATGGAAGTTATATTGAAAGGTTTTATCGTGTACCTGGCCTTGCAccacaaaaaacaaaagatcTTCTAGAATTATTAAGTGAAATAGAAgtcttaacaaaattttcatcaacaaTCACAAAAATTGAAACAGAACTTTGTTACTATGTCGAAATTAATGGAGAAAAATTATCGATTGCCGATGAGAAAAAACTTCAATGGATTTTGGGCATTCCACATAATCCAAAAGCATTACAAAAAGTACCACATTTAAAATCAAACGCCGGAGAAAGTATCTTAATTGAAATTGGACcaagatttaatttttcaacaccAAATTCAAGTAATTCTGTTTCAATATGTAAATCACTTCAACTACATCAAATTACACGCATTGAAGTATCGAGAAGATATTTAATTTCGTATGCAGGGAAAATTAAAGGTAAAAATATCGAATGCTTGGAAAAAGAAATTATCAAATTGGTCCACGATCGGATGACTGAATGTCAATACACTGatgaaaatataccaaaaaatagcTTTAATGAGAAACTAGTAAAGAAAGATGATTTAAAAGATGTGGATATTATGCGCTATGGGCGTAAAGCTTTGgaacaaattaataatgaaatggGTTTAGCTTTTGACGATGCAGATTTAGATTATTATACACGATTGTTTAAAGATACGTTAAAACGTAATCCAACTAGTGTCGAATGTTTTGATTTAGCACAATCGAATAGTGAACATAGTCGACATTGGTTTTTCAAAGGAAAAATGGTTGTTGATGGTGTTGAACAAAAAGACACTTTAATTGATATGATTATTAAGACCCAAGATAATTCGAATCAAAACAATGTCATTAAATTTAGTGATAATAGCAG tgcCATAGTAGGATACGATCATAATGTATTAAAACCAAAAGTACCTGGCAAACCTTGTGAATTAACTTTAGAATCTGCAAAATCACATTTGATTTTTACTGCTGAAACTCATAATTTCCCCACTGGTGTTGCTCCATTTAGTGGAGCAACAACTGGCACTGGTGGTCGTATCAGAGATGTACAAGCCGTTGGAAGAGGTGGCCATTGTATTGCGGGAACTGCTGGATACTCTACGGGAAATTTGCGAATACCag ATTATGAACAACCATGGGAGGATGATGTCGAATACCCAGATAATTTTGCATCACCCTTAGAAATTTTAGTCGAAGCAAGTAACGGAGCATCAGATTATGGTAATAAATTTGGCGAACCGTTAATTTGTGGATTTACTCGAACATTTGGATTAGTGGATAATGCAGGCGATagaaaagaatatataaaaCCAATTATGTTTAGTGGAGGAATTGGATTTATGGATGCTGAAATGATAGATAAAGATAAACCAGAGGAAGGAATGCAAATTGTCAAAATTGGTGGCCCAGTTTACCGTATCGGAGTGGGTGGTGGTGCAGCTAGTTCAGTACAAGTTCAAGGAGATAACAAAACGGAATTAGATTTTAATGCTGTTCAAAGAGGTGATGCTGAAATGGAACAAAAGCTAAATAGAGTTGTTCGAGCATGTATAGAACTCAAATCTGAAAATCCAATTGTTAGTATACACGATCAAGGCGCTGGAGGAAATGGAAATGTTTTGAAAGAATTAGTTGAACCTGTTGGGGGAGTTATTTATGCCGATCGTTTTGAATTAGGAGATCCTACAATTAATGCATTAGAATTATGGGGAGCCGAGTATCAAGAAAATAATGCTCTTTTATGTAGAAAAGAACAAAaggaattattgaaaaacatttgtCAAAGAGAACGTTGTCCTGTTAACTTTGTTGGTGAAGTTGAAAATACTGGAAAAGTTGTTCTTGCTTTAGACGAATCACGAACAAAAACTCCTTTCAATCTTGAATTATCCCACGTCTTAGGAAAAATGCCACAAAAAGTATTCAATTTACAAAGACAAAAAAGTGttagtaaatttttaactttaaatccaaATTTAACCGTTGATGCCGCtttaaataaagtattgcgTTTACCATCGGTTTGTAGCAAACGTTTCTTAACAAATAAGGTTGATAGATGTGTCACAGGTTTAATTGCACAACAGCAATGTGTAGGTCCTTTACACACTCCTTTGGCAGACGTTGCGGTAACTGCAGTCTCATTTAGCGGTTTTGAAGGTATTGCTTCTGCCATCGGTGAACAACCTATTAAGGGTCTTTTAAATAACGGAGCTGGAGCCAGAATGACTGTAGCTGAATCTCTAACAAATTTAGTATTTGCTGCTATAACAGATATCAAAGACGTTAAATGCAGTGGAAATTGGATGTGGGCTGCTAAACTTCCAGGAGAAGGTGCAGCTTTATATGATACTTGTTCAGCAATGTGTGAAGTTATGGGTAAATTGGGCATAGCAATCGATGGAGGTAAAGATTCTCTCAGTATGGCAGCAAGAGTtggaaataaaactattaaagcACCAGGTACATTAGTTGTATCAACATATGCTCCATGTCCCGATATACGTAAAGTAGTAACTCCTGATTTAAAAGCTCCTGCTAGAAATGAAAAAGGTGCGTTATTATACATCGATTTGTCAGGTGGAAAAACACGATTAGGTGGTTCAGCATTAGCACAGTGTCATAAACAATTAGGACATGAAGTACCCGATTTAGAACAACCTGAATTACTTGTAAATGCATTTAACGCCACccaatatttgattaaaaacgataaaattttatcagGCCATGATATTAGTGATGGAGGATTAATCACCTGTTTACTTGAAATGGGATTTGCTGGATTGTCTGGATTAGatatcaaaattgatcataaagTAGGATCtccaattgaaattttatttaatgaagaaGTAGGATTCATTCTAGAAGTTTTAAATGCAGATCTCGAGGACTgtttacaaacatttaaaaaacataatgtcCCTTGCTATAACATAGGAAATTCCAACAACTATGGAATTAAATCACCAGTGAAAGTTTTTGTTAACGGAAAACTCGTTCtttcaaatgatttattaaCGCTGTTCAAACAATGGGAGGAAACAAGTTATCAACTTGAATTGCGACAAGCAGCACATGAATCTGCAAGAGCTGAATTTAAATCGTTGGAAACTAGAACAGGACCTAAGTACAAGTTAACTTTTAATCCAGATGCACCTGTCAGTTCACCCATTGGAAATTCGCCAATTCGTGTTGCTATTTTACGTGAGGAAGGTACAAATGGTGATAGAGAAATGGCTTACATTTTCTTAAAGGTTGGTTTTGAAGTTTGGGATGTGACAATGCAAGATATTATTGCTGGAGATATTAAATTGGATCAATTCAAAGGCGTTGTCTTCCCTGGAGGCTTCAGTTATGCAG atgtttTGGGATCCGCTAAAGGTTGGGCAGcaagtatattatttaatgataaagTTAACGCTGAATTTAAGAAATTCCTTAACCGAGAAGATACATTCAGTTTGGGAGTATGTAATGGTTGTCAATTGATGAGTTTAATTGGTTGGGTCGGTGAATTAGATAACAACTTAATTCCAGATATAACATTAGACCACAACACATCTGGTCGTTTTGAATGCAGATGGTCTACCGTCAAAATAGAGAAATCTAAAGCAATAATGCTGCAAGATATGCAAGATTCCATTTACGGTGTATGGGCTGTACATGGTGAAGGACGATTTACATTCCGTAATACTGATATATtagataatttagaaaaatccaACTGTGTTGCCTTAAGGTATGTCGATGACACGGGAAATCCTACAGAAATGTATCCAATGAATCAAAATGGTAGTCCAAAAGGTTTAGCTGGAATTTGTTCAGAAAATGGTAGACATTTGGCAATGATGCCGCATCCAGAACGTTGTGCTTTGAAATTTCAGTGCCCATACATTCCATATGAAttccaaaaatatgaaaaatcgccatgggaaaaaatgttccaaaatgCTTATGATTGGTGTACTAAGCAttaa